A window from Apostichopus japonicus isolate 1M-3 chromosome 2, ASM3797524v1, whole genome shotgun sequence encodes these proteins:
- the LOC139973390 gene encoding glycosaminoglycan xylosylkinase-like, translated as MKLHWGCLLCYVGIFFMALLIVLGLLIPDIEKDVSAEIRRRQRIVTSSVDNLAAIKHPISNPFLKAALEVDDEVDLMPKAGKSTEQGIPPWEEFHNDLTLDSLYSVEAPYMPRLLHSLATAPIKKATVFSPGTQFKILLEFENGNFAIAKPMRHKRDFYWAYNKTQQNWQDQERHTAEIASFHLDRVMGFRRVPPCVGRKVDFLNEILMKGKDDGLLDTMTWRGDDICFIGDCAPVFCNKNHTICAENGTLEISVCQKIPGRRPFHEEFNPWNHYITLRDKTSWKYRNICTDILKKQRITRGRFFLDLMELVLFDHLIRNYDRHHYFLVNRIDRNMSFVVIVDNGKGFGNPYEDDIKCLAAIYQCCRFRNSTFNTMLALTKEGNKLGDLVKASLSKDPLAPILLDDFFPALDRRLLMFINEIYKCVSMFGQEKVLVGEHVTT; from the exons ATGAAACTCCATTGGGGGTGTCTGCTATGTTACGTCGGGATCTTCTTCATGGCTTTACTGATAGTTCTGGGCTTACTCATTCCGGATATAGAAAAGGACGTGTCGGCAGAAATTCGCCGCCGACAGCGTATTGTTACATCATCAGTAGATAATCTAGCAGCTATCAAGCACCCCATCTCTAACCCGTTCTTGAAGGCAGCGTTGGAAGTAGACGATGAAGTTGATTTGATGCCAAAGGCAGGAAAATCTACAGAACA aGGAATTCCTCCCTGGGAAGAGTTTCACAATGATTTAACTTTGGATTCTCTGTACAGTGTCGAAGCACCGTATATGCCACGGTTACTACATAGCTTAGCTACCGCTCCCATAAAGAAGGCAACGGTCTTTTCACCAGGAACACAATTTAAGATTTTACTTGAATTTGAGAATGGTAACTTTGCAATTGCGAAACCAATGAG acaTAAGAGGGATTTCTATTGGGCTTATAATAAAACCCAGCAAAATTGGCAGGACCAGGAAAGACACACAGCCGAAATAGCGTCTTTCCATCTTGACAG GGTCATGGGCTTCAGAAGAGTACCTCCTTGCGTTGGCAGAAAAGTGGACTTTTTAAATGAAATCCTGATGAAGGGCAAAGATGATGGACTTCTCGATACTATGACATGGAGAG GAGACGACATTTGCTTCATTGGTGATTGTGCTCCTGTATTCTGTAATAAGAATCACACCATTTGCGCTGAGAATGGCACTCTTGAAATTTCTGTTTGTCAAAAGATTCCGGGACGGCGTCCTTTCCACGAGGAGTTCAATCCGTGGAATCACTACATTACACTGAGGGACAAGAC AAGCTGGAAATACCGAAATATATGCACGGACATTTTGAAG AAACAAAGGATCACAAGAGGAAGATTTTTCTTGGACTTGATGGAACTTGTTCTGTTCGATCACCTTATCA GGAATTATGATCGTCACCATTACTTTCTGGTGAATCGAATTGACAGAAACATGAGTTTTGTGGTCATCGTGGATAATGGAAAGGGATTTGGAAATCCATACGAAGATGATATTAAGTGCTTGGCGGCGATATATCAATGTTGTAG ATTCAGGAACTCAACATTCAACACAATGTTAGCGTTGAcgaaagaaggaaacaaactTGGAGACTTGGTGAAAGCGTCTCTCTCTAAGGATCCTTTAGCTCCCATCCTCCTGGATGACTTCTTCCCAGCGCTTGATCGTCGCTTACTCATGtttataaatgaaatttataaaTGTGTTAGCATGTTCGGACAGGAAAAAGTTCTAGTTGGTGAGCATGTGACGACATGA
- the LOC139973355 gene encoding uncharacterized protein isoform X2, with protein MTLRGQRIMEYLLLIVAALLVDVSAFQGSCAFPTNPDVDKFQILGTFKCGVTQKLSIREDEIPQGSTSDFISETYYMETSTADLQVDNDEFTCPPTQETVDVQFVFTILGANCVTYEPTIKIYIGPKSLSSCVYGNISFPHLANLSDIEFHLPLGQGKTFTLPSNYIVPHVELLSTNGNITNTTVIVAASQEVVTYGLNSCSSSTVNQASAYRLKNVSDIGTDYRLMMYNQLERQSVVGIVAVDDETLVSLSLNISETISSQINITLNQYESFLLPLQTDFMGGRVISDKSITVLIGNERTKIPLNTGNPDPIAECLDPVTAWGRNYSLYHLFDPSLSSGYTIRILSTVHTTVMWKTDGDEWQTNLQPNEYFDTVIPANQRKPVEIFAEHDILVTEFIHFSSFASPSMVQIPSLDHPLIDKKIVFPVFDITLKVNATYYLTVFAPPGANSSDIYLDNATSDTWTSIDGVSQTGWLIFQTTVTSGSHVLEIRGNYSINAILFANEKVRSYSYSIA; from the exons AAGAGGACAGCGAATCATGGAGTATTTACTGTTAATAGTCGCAGCACTTCTTGTTGATGTCAGCGCATTTCAAG GCTCATGTGCCTTTCCGACCAACCCAGACGTCGACAAGTTCCAAATATTAGGAACCTTTAAGTGTGGTGTCACACAAAAGTTGTCGATACGTGAGGACGAAATACCACAGGGGTCGACATCGGATTTTATATCAG AGACATATTACATGGAAACAAGCACGGCGGATTTACAAGTGGATAACGACGAATTCACTTGTCCCCCAACTCAAG AAACGGTCGATGTCCAATTCGTCTTCACCATTTTAGGAGCAAATTGTGTTACGTATGAACCGACGATCAAGATCTACATCGGCCCCAAATCTTTATCTTCATGTGTATATGGCAACATTTCCTTTCCCCATTTAGCGAATTTAAGTGATATCGAATTTCATTTGCCTCTAGGTCAAGGAAAGACCTTTACCCTACCCAGCAATTATATAGTACCACATGTTGAGCTGTTAAGTACTAATGGAAACATAACTAACACCACGGTCATAGTGGCCGCTAGTCAGGAAGTTGTTACATACGGACTCAATAGCTGCTCATCCTCAACGGTAAACCAGGCTTCGGCATATCGACTCAAAAACGTCAGTGACATTGGAACAGATTATCGGCTGATGATGTATAATCAGTTAGAGAGACAATCCGTTGTTGGAATTGTGGCTGTTGATGACGAAACTTTGGTCTCACTGTCTCTGAATATCTCTGAAACCATCTCTAGTCAAATTAATATCACATTAAATCAATATGAGTCCTTTTTATTACCACTACAAACGGATTTCATGGGTGGGCGAGTAATTTCTGATAAAAGTATCACCGTTCTTATAGGAAACGAAAGGACAAAAATACCTTTGAATACCGGGAACCCAGATCCTATTGCTGAATGCTTAGACCCTGTAACCGCATGGGGCAGAAACTATTCGCTATACCACCTGTTTGATCCCTCGTTAAGTAGTGGGTACACCATAAGGATACTTTCAACAGTCCACACTACAGTCATGTGGAAGACCGACGGAGATGAATGGCAAACCAACTTGCAACCTAATGAATATTTTGATACTGTGATTCCAGCTAATCAAAGAAAACCAGTAGAAATTTTTGCGGAACATGATATTCTTGTCACTGAATTTATCCATTTTAGTAGTTTTGCTAGTCCATCAATGGTACAAATTCCTTCCTTAGACCATCCTCTCATCGATAAGAAAATTGTGTTTCCAGTTTTTGATATAACGTTGAAGGTTAATGCAACTTACTACTTAACGGTCTTCGCCCCACCAGGAGCTAACTCATCTGATATTTATCTTGATAACGCCACTTCCGATACTTGGACGTCGATAGATGGAGTAAGCCAAACAGGATGGCTTATTTTTCAAACAACAGTGACTTCTGGTTCACACGTGTTAGAAATCAGAGGGAATTACAGTATCAATGCAATACTATTTGCGAATGAAAAGGTCCGTTCATATTCTTATAGTATCGCCTAG
- the LOC139973355 gene encoding uncharacterized protein isoform X1 produces the protein MTLRGQRIMEYLLLIVAALLVDVSAFQGSCAFPTNPDVDKFQILGTFKCGVTQKLSIREDEIPQGSTSDFISETYYMETSTADLQVDNDEFTCPPTQETVDVQFVFTILGANCVTYEPTIKIYIGPKSLSSCVYGNISFPHLANLSDIEFHLPLGQGKTFTLPSNYIVPHVELLSTNGNITNTTVIVAASQEVVTYGLNSCSSSTVNQASAYRLKNVSDIGTDYRLMMYNQLERQSVVGIVAVDDETLVSLSLNISETISSQINITLNQYESFLLPLQTDFMGGRVISDKSITVLIGNERTKIPLNTGNPDPIAECLDPVTAWGRNYSLYHLFDPSLSSGYTIRILSTVHTTVMWKTDGDEWQTNLQPNEYFDTVIPANQRKPVEIFAEHDILVTEFIHFSSFASPSMVQIPSLDHPLIDKKIVFPVFDITLKVNATYYLTVFAPPGANSSDIYLDNATSDTWTSIDGVSQTGWLIFQTTVTSGSHVLEIRGNYSINAILFANEKVRSYSYSIA, from the exons ATGACTTT AAGAGGACAGCGAATCATGGAGTATTTACTGTTAATAGTCGCAGCACTTCTTGTTGATGTCAGCGCATTTCAAG GCTCATGTGCCTTTCCGACCAACCCAGACGTCGACAAGTTCCAAATATTAGGAACCTTTAAGTGTGGTGTCACACAAAAGTTGTCGATACGTGAGGACGAAATACCACAGGGGTCGACATCGGATTTTATATCAG AGACATATTACATGGAAACAAGCACGGCGGATTTACAAGTGGATAACGACGAATTCACTTGTCCCCCAACTCAAG AAACGGTCGATGTCCAATTCGTCTTCACCATTTTAGGAGCAAATTGTGTTACGTATGAACCGACGATCAAGATCTACATCGGCCCCAAATCTTTATCTTCATGTGTATATGGCAACATTTCCTTTCCCCATTTAGCGAATTTAAGTGATATCGAATTTCATTTGCCTCTAGGTCAAGGAAAGACCTTTACCCTACCCAGCAATTATATAGTACCACATGTTGAGCTGTTAAGTACTAATGGAAACATAACTAACACCACGGTCATAGTGGCCGCTAGTCAGGAAGTTGTTACATACGGACTCAATAGCTGCTCATCCTCAACGGTAAACCAGGCTTCGGCATATCGACTCAAAAACGTCAGTGACATTGGAACAGATTATCGGCTGATGATGTATAATCAGTTAGAGAGACAATCCGTTGTTGGAATTGTGGCTGTTGATGACGAAACTTTGGTCTCACTGTCTCTGAATATCTCTGAAACCATCTCTAGTCAAATTAATATCACATTAAATCAATATGAGTCCTTTTTATTACCACTACAAACGGATTTCATGGGTGGGCGAGTAATTTCTGATAAAAGTATCACCGTTCTTATAGGAAACGAAAGGACAAAAATACCTTTGAATACCGGGAACCCAGATCCTATTGCTGAATGCTTAGACCCTGTAACCGCATGGGGCAGAAACTATTCGCTATACCACCTGTTTGATCCCTCGTTAAGTAGTGGGTACACCATAAGGATACTTTCAACAGTCCACACTACAGTCATGTGGAAGACCGACGGAGATGAATGGCAAACCAACTTGCAACCTAATGAATATTTTGATACTGTGATTCCAGCTAATCAAAGAAAACCAGTAGAAATTTTTGCGGAACATGATATTCTTGTCACTGAATTTATCCATTTTAGTAGTTTTGCTAGTCCATCAATGGTACAAATTCCTTCCTTAGACCATCCTCTCATCGATAAGAAAATTGTGTTTCCAGTTTTTGATATAACGTTGAAGGTTAATGCAACTTACTACTTAACGGTCTTCGCCCCACCAGGAGCTAACTCATCTGATATTTATCTTGATAACGCCACTTCCGATACTTGGACGTCGATAGATGGAGTAAGCCAAACAGGATGGCTTATTTTTCAAACAACAGTGACTTCTGGTTCACACGTGTTAGAAATCAGAGGGAATTACAGTATCAATGCAATACTATTTGCGAATGAAAAGGTCCGTTCATATTCTTATAGTATCGCCTAG
- the LOC139973434 gene encoding basic phospholipase A2 vipoxin B chain-like, translating into MKSLVILLAMVGFGQSSFNQFVSMIDCTCDRYSLEYLGYGCWCGPGGKRRPLDATDRCCQVHDYCWDALKHSVCGGSNPYFETYDVVKRGCGRRRPTIICGLASNNACKEALCVCDRTAARCLQSNENTFNNRYRYYSNFRC; encoded by the exons ATGAAGAGTCTTGTTATTTTGCTCGCGATGGTTGGCTTTG GCCAATCATCTTTCAACCAGTTTGTTTCGATGATAGACTGCACATGTGATCGGTATTCCCTTGAATACTTGGGATATGGCTGTTGGTGTGGACCTGGGGGCAAACGTAGACCGTTGGATGCTACTGACAG ATGCTGCCAAGTACATGATTACTGCTGGGATGCATTGAAACACAGTGTTTGTGGTGGTAGCAACCCGTATTTTGAGACGTATGACGTCGTTAAACGTGGTTGTGGTAGACGTCGACCGACCATTATCTGCG GACTCGCTTCAAACAACGCATGCAAGGAAGCCTTATGTGTCTGTGACAGAACAGCTGCACGTTGCCTCCAAAGCAATGAAAACACGTTTAACAATCGTTATAGGTACTATAGCAACTTCAGATGCTAA